From Hymenobacter sediminicola:
GCATCCACGAACAAAAGGGAGGCCAGAACCCGCGCACGTGACACTTCGTCCTGAAGCGGGCGGCCGGGCTTAAGGCAGCTGACAGAAGCATCCGTATTGAGCCCCAGTACCAGCTTGTCGCCGAGGTGGCGGGCTTTTTCCAGATAATCGACGTGCCCCAGGTGCAGCAGGTCGAAGCACCCGTTGGTAAACACGATTTTCTGGCCTTCGGCTTTCCATGCAGCCACTACGGGCAGCAGCTCAGCTCGGCTCAGGATTTTATCTTTGGTCCACATCGGCTGGAATTTCGGTAGGCACCGCGGACAGCAAAG
This genomic window contains:
- the rfaE2 gene encoding D-glycero-beta-D-manno-heptose 1-phosphate adenylyltransferase → MWTKDKILSRAELLPVVAAWKAEGQKIVFTNGCFDLLHLGHVDYLEKARHLGDKLVLGLNTDASVSCLKPGRPLQDEVSRARVLASLLFVDAVVLFDEQTPLALIEAIVPDILVKGDDYAISGIVGHEVVLQNGGQVLTVPLVAGYSTTRIVERILRSS